In Patescibacteria group bacterium, the sequence TGAAAGGATATAAATATGGAACTTGAGCATAAAGAACTGACTGAGAAGATCATTGGCGCGGCCATACAGGTACATCAACAACTGGGGCCTGGTTTTATCGAATCAATCTATGAAAAGGCGTTGATGATTGAATTGCGTAAGAGTGGTCTACGGGTAAAGGAGCAACAGGAAGTGATAGTAAAATATGACGATATTGAAGTTGGTAGACATCGCCTTGACCTCTTTGTAGAAGGTGCCATCGTTATAGAACTCAAAGCAATTAAGGACCTTGAAGACATTCACTTTGCCATTGTAAAATCATATCTGAAATCGGTGGGTAAGAAACACGGGTTGTTGTTAAACTTCGCAAAAGTAAAACTGGAGATAAAACGTGTAATTTATGATGAACAATAAAAGAAAGAACTATAAGGAGGCCAGGAAAACAGGAGGAAAGCAAAAACAAAAGAAGTTATCACGCCAAGCCGCAAAGCAC encodes:
- a CDS encoding GxxExxY protein encodes the protein MELEHKELTEKIIGAAIQVHQQLGPGFIESIYEKALMIELRKSGLRVKEQQEVIVKYDDIEVGRHRLDLFVEGAIVIELKAIKDLEDIHFAIVKSYLKSVGKKHGLLLNFAKVKLEIKRVIYDEQ